Sequence from the Lampris incognitus isolate fLamInc1 chromosome 12, fLamInc1.hap2, whole genome shotgun sequence genome:
cctcttctgccCATAATCTGTTCCTCAATGTGGACTTCACAGAACGAGTTGACACTGTCAGCTTGGTTTAAGCCTATTATCTCCCGGTGAAGGGTGGAGAATGAGaaacccagcccccccccccgcttccctcAGTTGTTCaggcactttttttttcattggtCTGCACATTCCAGAGATCCTGTACAAGACCAGCGGCAGGCTTAAATGGGTCCTTGTCTCCGCTGGAAAAGCAGCCAGCAGCAGGCATTGCcacttggcgtgtgtgtgtgtgtgtgtgtgtgtgtgtgtgtgtgtgtgtgtgtgtgtgtgtgtgtgtgtgtgtgtgtgtgtgtgtgtgtgtgtgtgtgtgtgcacatgaacttttttttttgtatgacaaAAGTTCAGCTGCATATCCAGACGCAGTTTTGCATTGTACCTAGTTAACAACACATCAAGTGCTGACAAGCTGTTTTTAAAGCGACATAATCAAACTGACATTGTAAATACTAAAAGTGACTTAATAGCCATTCACATATTTTACTCTGACCCTCATGGACATGAAATGCATGCACAAGCACGCAAATATTGTCTCCTGCTGAATATCAAGAACCAAGCCGTCAATGTCCACATCAATTCAGACACACCTACAGATTGCACCCCGTTGGTTCACAGTACCAgtacatacaatattgtttttgTACCTGCAGCTTGTACCTCTGTGCTAAGCGaggggtttcccccccttttcctccccagttgtatccggccaattaccccactcttctgagctgtcccggtcgctgccccaccccctctgtcgatcccgggagggctgcacactaccacatgcctcctccgatacatgtggagtcgccagccgctgcttttcacctgatagtgaggagtttcaccgccccgaccgaccagaggaggcgctagtgcagcgaccaggacacatacccacgtctggctccccacctgccgacacgaccaattgtgtctgaagagacgcccgaccaagccggaggtaacacggggattcgatccggcgatccccgtgttggtaggcaacggaatagaccgctacgctacccggacgccgtgcTAAACGAGGTTAACAATACCACCAGGCAATTATGCCCAGTATTTCCTTTGTCAGAGAACTACCAGGGTGAGTTTCAAAACTGGCACCTCACAAGAACTAAGAGACTATCTCCCTACTACACATATTGCAATACAATGTTCATATTACATCAAAGAGCattcagaaattaaaaaaaagtgattTACTTTATGCGGAGAATGTATCTTATCAGCTGAACAAAATTTTAAGATTCATGACACAATTCAATAATTTATATGGGATTTACCACGACACAATTTAGAGGTCTTGGAATTTAGTTTTTACAaggtacaaaatgttctccaataTTGACCTAATTCATGCCATACCTGTCTGAATATGCATAAAGCCACAGTGCAGACAGGGAAGTAGTCTCTACAGTGATCTATAAAATATTTACAGTACATGCTCTGTTTTTTTGGTCATGGGGAGAATATTACAGCACAGacgcatatacacatatacagtaTATTTACCAGttcaacagacacacaaagaaaaaTGGTAGAACTTTCGGTACCACATTGTTGAAATTAAACATTTAAGTGCAAGGAAAAGCCTGGATATAAAATCATGATATCACACACCGATAGCTCTGTTTAAATATTAGACAGAAATTAAAATATTACTTTACTTTTAGTTCTCTTTACATACATATGTCGCCTTGAATTTTTTTTTCGCTTGCTTCCCTCTATTTACAAAGTCAGAAACAGAATTACATCGAACAAATAAATTCATATATTTGGTTGGTTCACAATGGTGAATGTGGATGGAGAGAGAAAGTTTCTTTGTGGTCTTCAGGAGTTTTAAAGTCCAAGAATGGAAGTCATTCCCTTTGACGACTGTGAGATACTGAAAATGTCTTCCACTTTCACCTGTCAAGCTCTTGCAAGGGATTTTAAAATGGAAGAAAATAGTCTTTCGTGTTGTCCCTTCACGCCAATGACAAAGATGGATTAATGGGTGACACTCCTTGTATGGCATACtaacatcagtccatcattaagTCTGAAAGTGTATACGGTGATAGTTGAACAGATAATATAATGGTGTATTCACACTACTGTCAAGTCTGTATCGTATGAAGCACAATCTTCTCAGGTAATGTCTACCTTTGCAAAAGTGGCTTGTCCTACCTCTACAATGCTGGCTTGTTTAGCTCACAGACACCATTAACATGACCAGTAAAGCATCCCTGCCTACCTCTTAACCACAATAGGAACCTAAATCCTCTTTGGACCCCCGCAATAATCAGATCATATAATGAACCATCTCGAGTCTTTCAGTCCAACATCGCCCCCTTCCTTCACTGAATCCAGATGGAGTTGTTACGGTCTGGCCGACGAGGATCAGCGGCTGAGGTGGTGCCAGCTGCTGTGAGGTCACCAAAGGTGGAGAAGAACTGCTCCATTTCCCTCTGCAGCATCTGGTTTCGCCGCTCAGCATCATCCTTTGCACGCTCAGCGTTACGCAGCTTGATCTCTACCATGGTATACTTCTTCCGCTCCTGGTCAAGCTCCTCGTGGAGGCTCACCATTTCTGTCTCCAGCTCTAGGTTTCGCTGCTCCAAGCTAAGGAGAGGATGGAGGATAAGAGGGAAAAGAGCATGGATAAACGAGAAGAGGACGTAATAGCTGAGCTGAGGGTCGTTTGTTGAGGTTTCGACATCAGCTCAGGCCAACATGGTGAGTGCATTCCAATGGAGTAAGTAAAAAAGCAGCCTCACATCCTGTTGTGCTACTTCCTAAATTTCTTCCTTAACTTAAACACTTTAACTGCTTTAAAACCACTAAAGAAACATGCTATGAGTTAATGCATACCTAGATTTTCAGTTTTTCTCATGGTATGCTCTAAACAGACTATGTGGAGATTGAGGAACACCGTATGTTGCACTGATAAAATGTGCACTGCCATTGGCTGTTGAATGCATCTGTTGGTGTAAAGAGATATCTAAGTCTGCTTCCTAAGCATTTCTTGCTCTGTACTTCTGTACTGAATGTATCTTGCTATTCAAGTTTCTGTATGTTGTAAAAAACATGAAATTATTTATTTCACTGATGCTCATCTGAGCACTTTTTAGTTTGATTTCTGATTAAGTACTGAattaattacattacattacagtcatttagccgacacttttatccaaagcgacttacaataagtgcatttaacgtaggaaatcaggagaactactagtcatcagaggtcattagtgcatctaaacaagcatataagagcaaaaccagtgctaaagtaaaagtgcaagaatgatattttcttttaaaagagtgaatacaataagtgctaagaactagtaacagggtagtagttcttgaagaggtgagttttcaacctgcgccgaaagatgggcagcgactccgctgtcctgacatcagtggggagttcattccaccactgtggggccaggacagaaaagagctgtgacgatcggcagcaggggcctctgagcgacggggcaaccaggcgtcccgaggcagcagagcgaagtggtcgggtgggggtgtagggcttgaccatggcccggagaaaggaaggagctgttcctttcactgccctgtaggctaccaccagagtcttaaactggatgcgagcagctactgggagccagtgtagggacatgagaaggggagttgtgtgggagaacttagggcggttgaacaccagatgagctgcagctttctgaacaagctccagaggtctgatggccgacgccggggcgccagcaaggagggagttgccgtagtccagccgggagatgaccagagcctggatgagcacctgtgccatctcgtcggtgaggaatgggcgaatcctcctgatgttatagaggagaaatctgcaggagcgagcaaccgatgcaacgttttcagcaaacgacagttggtcatccaggatcacacccagattcctcacagtccgagttggcgtcaccacggtgttgtcaatggtgatggccaggtctcggtgcgggcaacctttccccgggaggaacatcagctctgtcttgtccagatcgAGCTTCaagtggtgtgttgccatccacttcGAGATgtaagtcaagcacgcagcaatgcgtgtctctacttgtgtgtcagagggaggaaaggacaaggtcagctgggtgtcatcggcataacaatggtaagagaagtcatgcgagcgaataacagaacccagggatgtcgtgtacagggagaaaaggagaggacccagaaccgaaccctgtggaatgcctgtagttagTCTGCGAGGCTCAGACACAGATcctctccatgtcacctggtaggagcgacccgtcaggtaggttgcaaacattgagagtgcagagccttgAATTGAACTGATTTTCTAAATTATCCATATAATAAAAGCCTGGCATTTACATTGCATTTTTCACTTTATGTATCTATTGGTGTATTTGTTATAGGTTGTACTTGACCTGTGGCCTGATGAAAGAAGAACTGGTAAAAAGTGGATTTAATCACAACAAACCCATGAAGAGTGTTCAGTTTTTGCGGTGCTATTCCACATTACAAAGATTTTGACTTTTGATGGAGGAATTGGTCCACACTGAGATCAGGGGTTGCAGGTTCATTTGAGAGTTGCTTCTTCAAGCTCTCATCAGTAGCAGAAATAGTAAAACTTACTATTTAACAGGATATGCAGCTTTGACTAATGAAACAATTTCCAATGAAGCATTTTAGACAAAAGATATGCCATACAAATAGATAATTTTTAACAATTTAAAAAGTCTCTGGGAAGTTTTAAATATCCATTTCAGACACTTTGAGATATGAGATTTtaattgaatttttttttggtGATGGATTGAACCATATGATAGAAAGAAACAAACATTAGTAGCCAACACAGAGGAAATAAAAATCAGTTACACTGATACTCATCTTAAATGTCTCCATAGCTATGATAATGAAAATTAATCTTCAGTTATATTATTCTAACATTCTACTGAAAACATTGGTGTAAATTGGTAGAAAGTGTACCTTTTTATCCTGGCCTCATACTCGCTCTTCTGTTTGTGCATCTCCTGTTTAAGGCTTGCCACCAAGCTGTGGAGAGCGCTGTGACTGCTTGGCCCATTACTAAGAGGGAAGCCATCACTATTTTCACTACTGCTGGTACCTCGACTGTGTCTTCCTTTTCCATCTCCACCTCCTTCTCCTGTGCCGTTTCTCGCATCGCCATCTCCTCTTACACCAGGTTGGGGAAGCTCACTTTCTTGGGCCAGTCCATCGGCACCTTCATAATGAACTCCATAGAAGTCTTGCTCAGGGCAGGTGGTGGTAGAGGAGCGACAAGAGGTGGAATTGTCGGGGAGGGAGATTTCGCAAGAGGAGGTGGACCAGGTGGCACTATCTACACTCTGCTTGTCCTCACAGCTGCTGCTTAGACAGGTGGTGGTCGTCTGGTTCTGCTGTTGGAGGTTCTGTTGATTTAGCTGAACATTGTCATATGTGGAGAGTCGGTTCTGACTAGAAGTTTGCTCCCCATTGGGGGAATCCCGCGCTTTGTTGTTGTCACGTAATATGACGTAGCCATTGGGTACCCAAAGTCCACTGCGGCTGTTCAGACTACCGTTGACCATATCAGTGCTAGAAATCCCCATACGTACCACTCCACTCCCATTTCCCCCACTGCTACTTCCACTGGCCACCCCGCTGGTGCCCATTTTTGTGCCTGAGCCTTTGAGGGTCCCATTGCGTCGCATCTGTAAGCTGCCCCCACCAGATAGAGTCTGGCTTTTCTCTTGATTTGGGTCTGATGAGGGTGAGGAGGAGCTGAAGGAGCCGTTTGTAACAATCCCACTGCCCTTGCTGAAGGCTGGGTTCTTTTTCACCGTCAGTGGTGGGCTGCGTGTGAGGTCAAAGCGTCCTATGAGGCCATTACGAGGGCTGGCTGAGCGAGGGGAACCACTGTTGTCTACATTCTGGTGGGGTGAAGGAGGCTCAGTTGTCTCCCAAGCACACTGCCTGATAACACGTGTGTTGTTGTTCTCAGCATTCTGGTTTAGGCCAGCTGATGCTGTTGTGATGTTGGTTATTGTTGTGGGGAGTTGTCGTTGTGTTaattcattgttgttgttgttgacaagCTCCAGCGCTGTGGGGCTGTCCTCTTCTTTTGGGAACAGTACATCATGACGGCCAATCAAAACAGCCATCAGCTGCTGTACCAGAACTGTCCCTGGTAACATGAATCCATAAAGCATTTGTTTTACACACTGAGCAGTTTATTTTAGATTATTTCAGTACTAAACAAAATACTGGTGGGCTAATGAGGCATTATAGTAAATTATAATTTTCAAGCTCTGGACCAAAATTGTATACATTTAATTTAAATATGAGCCTAGAATATATACTGACCTTCCATGATTGCTACTGGATTTTCAACCTTTGGCCTAAGAATGTTTGGTCCAAAGACTGTGGCCAAGTTCTGGACACTCATTTTATTAACTCCTGAATGAGATTGGACTTCATCTAAAAATCTGTGGGACAAAGAAATGTTTTAGTTCAGTTTATTACTTATCAATAGTCACGAACTGAAGTGTTATTTTAACTGGAAACAGGCTAATAGCTATACCTGCAGATGTACTGGAGAAGATTAAAGTTGACTGGAGGTAGGCTTTCTACTAGTTTCTTCAGTTCCTTCATACCCTAGAGATGGAGGACACACATTTTAGATAGCACATGATAAATTGTCCAACAAAGCATATTGGTTGACTGTATTGTGTGGTTCCAGGAGTGCACAAGGGTCAGGGGAGATAGCCATTCCCCCAACAGGTGACAGCTGGGCAGGCTGCAAAAAGAACAATACAATCAGTTACTCAGAAAGGAAAGTCTTCCTTGCCCTGAGGTGGCAGGGAATCCCTCTCACAGATCTGTTGTCGCCTCCTCATCAAAACACTTGGCAGCCCAGAAACCCCTTCATCAGCCAGCGACATTAACACAGCCAGAGGAAACGGATTATGGACTCCCCAGCCTTGAGAACCCACAGCCGTTAGCTCCTtgtcccctcttctccccaactaCATTAATGGTGGGGATTCCAAAATCAGTAACATCCGTTTTTTTAACGCAGCTACACACTGCTTCCCTGGAGCCACGTTACCTGTCATCCTGGCTAAGCACCTGGGGCGGCTTAGCTCGCTCCCATCCTCTACCTACCATTAGTAGTCCATGCGGGGactttttaaactttttaaaTTCTTCTGGAAAATCGTTTTATTTCCAGTCCTATTCCCACAGCGGCCTGTGGAGTAGGGCGCTTCAGCAGAACCCTCAGTCTCCACACCTGGCTCCAGTCTGCCAGCAGAGCTCATAATTATGGCTTTATTGACAgatttatgttatttatttacccccccccccaatcgtatttggctaattaccccactcttccaatctgtcccagtcgctgctccaccccctctgctgatccggggagggcggcagattaccacatgtctcctctgatacatgtggagtcgccagccacttcttttcaccagacagtgaggaatttcgccagggggacatagcacgtgggaggatcacgctattcccccctcccccctcaacaggcgccccaaccg
This genomic interval carries:
- the arhgap24 gene encoding rho GTPase-activating protein 24 — translated: MTSNHETYLLMASTQNDMEDWVKTIRRVIWAPFGGGIFGQKLEETVRYERRFGNKLAPMLVEQCVDFIRQWGLQEEGLFRLPGQANLVKELQDAFDCGEKPSFDCNTDVHTVASLLKLYLRELPEPVIPFSQYEEFLACTKHLSKEDEMGMKELKKLVESLPPVNFNLLQYICRFLDEVQSHSGVNKMSVQNLATVFGPNILRPKVENPVAIMEGTVLVQQLMAVLIGRHDVLFPKEEDSPTALELVNNNNNELTQRQLPTTITNITTASAGLNQNAENNNTRVIRQCAWETTEPPSPHQNVDNSGSPRSASPRNGLIGRFDLTRSPPLTVKKNPAFSKGSGIVTNGSFSSSSPSSDPNQEKSQTLSGGGSLQMRRNGTLKGSGTKMGTSGVASGSSSGGNGSGVVRMGISSTDMVNGSLNSRSGLWVPNGYVILRDNNKARDSPNGEQTSSQNRLSTYDNVQLNQQNLQQQNQTTTTCLSSSCEDKQSVDSATWSTSSCEISLPDNSTSCRSSTTTCPEQDFYGVHYEGADGLAQESELPQPGVRGDGDARNGTGEGGGDGKGRHSRGTSSSENSDGFPLSNGPSSHSALHSLVASLKQEMHKQKSEYEARIKSLEQRNLELETEMVSLHEELDQERKKYTMVEIKLRNAERAKDDAERRNQMLQREMEQFFSTFGDLTAAGTTSAADPRRPDRNNSIWIQ